Proteins encoded together in one Papio anubis isolate 15944 chromosome 3, Panubis1.0, whole genome shotgun sequence window:
- the FABP2 gene encoding fatty acid-binding protein, intestinal has product MAFNGTWKVHRSENYDKFMEKMGINLMKRKLAAHDNLKLTITQEGNKFTVKESSTFRNIEVVFELGVTFNYNLADGTELSGTWSLEGNKLIGKFKRTDNGNELNTVREIIGDELVQTYVYEGVEAKRIFKKD; this is encoded by the exons ATGGCGTTTAATGGCACTTGGAAGGTACACCGGAGTGAAAACTATGATAAGTTCATGGAAAAAATGG GTATTAATTTAATGAAAAGGAAGCTTGCAGCTCATGACAATTTGAAGCTGACAATTAcacaagaaggaaataaattcacAGTCAAAGAATCAAGCACTTTTCGAAACATTGAAGTTGTTTTTGAACTTGGTGTCACCTTTAATTACAACCTAGCAGACGGAACTGAACTCAGT GGGACCTGGAGCCTTGAGGGAAATAAACTTATTGGAAAATTCAAACGGACAGACAATGGAAATGAACTGAATACTGTCCGAGAAATTATAGGCGATGAACTAGTCCAG ACTTACGTATATGAAGGAGTAGAGGCCAAGAGGATCTTTAAAAAGGACTGA
- the C3H4orf3 gene encoding uncharacterized protein C4orf3 homolog: MEVDAPGVDGRDGLRERRGLSEGAGQNLDVRPRSGANGLPKHSYWLDLWLFILFDVVVFLFVYFLP; this comes from the exons ATGGAGGTGGACGCGCCGGGTGTTGATGGTCGAGATGGTCTTCGGGAGCGGCGAGGCTTGAGCGAGGGAGCAGGGCAGAACCTCGATGTGCGGCCTCGGTCTGGGGCAAACGGGCTTCCCAAACACTCCTACTGGTTGGACCTCTGGCTCTTCATCCTTTTCGATGTGGTGGTGTttctctttgtgtattttttgccATG A